In Sphingomonas sp. M1-B02, the sequence CGCCACGCGCCTCCAGTCGGCCGCCGACGACGCCATGCTCGGCGATCGCATCATCGCCTTCACGGTCGAGCGCAACGGCTACGGATTCGCGACGATCGGTCCGAATGGCGCGATGGTCGTCCGCACCGACGATGCGCTGGGCTTCCACCGCCTGCCCGGCGGGATGGTCGTCACGCTCAGCGTCAAGCCGCCGGTCGTCCTCGGCGTCGATGGCTCGGGCAAGCCCTTGTCTGCGATCATCGAAAGCGGCGCCCAGCGCTGGGGCGTCACCTATGATGGCCTCACCGCCCGCGCCGCCCCGGCGCCCGCGGCGTGAACCCTTTCCCATCTCCCGCCCCGGCGAAGGCCGGGGCCCAGCTTCGGCGAACTCGAAGCGGCGTCCTTACCTCGATCACGGCTCGCAACTGGGCCCCGGCCTTCGCCGGGGTGGAACACACAGATGCCGACGACAGCGGTTTCTCGCTGATCGAGGCGCTCGTCGCGCTCGCGGTGCTCGCCATCGCCACGGTCGGGCTGATGCGCACGGTCGAATCGCATATCGATTCGACGCGCGCGGTCGAGCGGCGCACCACGGCGATGTGGATCGCCGAAAATCGCCTCGCCGAACTCGAGGTGAGCGGTCCGACCGCCCAGGCCGAGCAGACCGAAATGCTGGGCCAGCAATGGCGGATCGCAGTCGAGCGGCGGCGCACCGACGATCCCGAGATCGTCCGCGTCCGCATCAATGTGTTCCCCGGCGACGAGAGCGCGCCTCTTGCATCGCTCGACGGCTTCGTGGACGGTCGCAAGACATGATCGCCGAACGCAGCCTCACCCCGCGCCAGACGCGCACCGCGCTTGATCTGCTCACCGGCCTCGTCGTCGTCTCGGTCGCCGTCGCGCTCGCCGGGCTGACCTGGCGGATGGCGGGGCACGCGAGCAGCGGCGCGATCACGATCCCCGCCGGGCGCGGCGGCCCCGCGGTGGCGCCCGATATCGCCCCGCTCCTCGCGCTCGCCCCCTTCGGCAAGCCGGTGGCGGGCGACGCCTCGCAGGCGACCAGCCTCGCGCTCGAGCTCAAGGGCGTGTTCGCCGCGGTCCCCGCCGCGCTCTCGACGGCATTCATTGCCGCCGACGGCCAGCCCGCCAAGCCCTATCATATCGGCGAGAGCGTCGGCGGCGCGACGATCCAGGCGATCCTGCGCGACCGAGTCATCCTCTCGGTCAACGGCCGCAGCGAATATCTCGCTTTCCCCGATCCCTCGCTCTCGCCCGAGCAGCGCACGGCGGCAGCCAACGCGCAGCCGGCCGAGGCCGCCCCCGGTGCACCGTCCGCTGCCCCTGCTGCAACAATGCCGCCGGCAGCCAGCACCGCCGCGGTCCTCCAGCGGCTCGATGCCGTCCCTGTTGGCACGGGCTATCGGATCGGCGAGAACGGCCCGCCGGGCATGGTCGCGGGCGATGTCATCCAATCGGTCAACGGCACCCCGCTTACCGATCCCGCCGCCGCCAATGCCGCCTTCGCCGCCGCCCAGTCGAGCGGCTCCGCCCAGATCCAGATCCTCCGCGACGGGAAGCGTCTCACGCTTACCGTACCGCTGCGCTAAAGAGACACCCTGTGACCAAGATTCGCTCCACCTTCGCCGCTTTGGCACTCGCCGGCATCGCGTTCGACGCGGTCACAGCCGCCCAGACCGCACCGCAGGAGGCGGCGGCCGACGTCGTCATCAACATGCGCGGAGTCGAGATCGCCGACGTCGCCGATCAGATTTCGCGCATCACCGGGCGCACCCTGATCCTCGATCCCGCGGTCAAGGGCGTCGTCACCGTCACTTCGGCCACCCCGCTCACCCCCGGCGGCGTCTGGGAGCTCTTCCAGTCGGTGCTGCGCGCCAACGGCTTCGCGGCCGTCCGCTCGGGCCGCGCCTGGCGAGTCGTCCCCGCCGCCAATGCCGTGCGCGACGGCGGCGTCCCCAGCCGCGGCGCTTCGGGGCAGGAACTGGTCACGCGGATGGTCCGCCTCTCGAACGTCCCCTCGGCCGACGTCGCCCGCGTCGTCCGCCCGCTGGTGGCGACCTTCGGCAGCGTCGAGCCGATGACCAGCCCCAACGCGATCGTCGTCACCGATTATGCCGACAATGTCCGCCGCATCGAAGCCATCGCCCGCCAGTTGGACGGCGGCAGCGGCCAGACCTTCGCCACGATCACGCTGCGCAACGGCAACGCCGCCGACGTCGCCCAGTCGCTGACCACCGTGCTCGGCGATGGCGGCGCGCGCGTCGCCGCCGATCCACGCAGCAACACCGTCATCGTCCGGGGCACCCCCGCAGCAGTTGCCGAAGCCCGCAAGATTGCGGTCTCGCTCGATTCGCCCGGCGGCGCGACTCCGATCACCCGGATGTTCCGGCTGAGCTATGCCGACGCCGAATCGGTCACCGACGTGCTGCGCGGCATTCTCAACCAGGGCGAGGAGGCCGACAATCCGGTCGCGCGCAGCCTGTCGCAGGGCTCGGCCAACCCCTTCGCGCGCCAGAATAGCTCGCAGATCCTCTCCGCCTTGCCCAACAGCGCCGCGGCAGCGGGTGCCGGCGCAGCGGGCGGGCTCGACGCGATGCAGGGCGCCGCCACCAGCCAGCCGGCGATGCAGAATCCGGTGCAGGCAACCCCGCGCGGCTTCTCCACCCCCGATCTCACCGTCCAGCCGGCGCCCGAGCTCAACGCCGTCGTCGTGCGCGGAACCCCCACGGCGATCGCCTCGATCGAGAGCTTGATCGCCGATCTCGACGTCCGTCGCCCGCAGGTCATCATCGAGGCGGCAATCGCCGAGATCACCGGCGACGATGCCGAAGCGCTCGCGATCCAGCTCGGCACCAGCGCCGCGGCGCTGACCCAGGTCGAAGGTGCCGGCACCTCGTTCGGCCAGATCGGACCCTCGCTCGGCCGCATCCTCGGGCTGCTCGGCGTCCCCGCTGCCTCGTTGATCGGCGAGGGCTTCAGCGGCAATCTCGCGATCGGCGACAATTTCTCGATCCTCGTCCAGGCGCTCGGCACCTCCACAAAGGCTAACCTGCTCTCCACGCCGCAGATCACCACGCTCGACAATGTCGTCGGCGAGATCGTTGTCGGCCAGAACGTGCCGTTCGTGACCGGCTCGATCCTCACCGATTCGACCAATGTGAACCCCTACACCACGATCGAGCGCAAGGATGTCGGCATCACCCTGCGCATCCTGCCGCGGGTCAATGCCGGCGACACGATCCGCCTCCAGGTCAACCAGGAAGCCTCGTCGATCGCGACCACCGCGGTGGCCGGCGCGTCCGATCTCATCACCAATCGCCGCGCGATCAACACCACCGTACTGGCCGACAATGGCGAGACGATCGTCCTGGGTGGTCTGATCAGCGACGATTATATGGACACGCGCAGCCAGGTCCCGATCCTGGGCGACCTGCCCATCGTCGGCGAACTCTTCAAGAGCCGCCGCGAGAGCCGCCAGAAGCGCACGCTGTTCATCTTCCTCAAGCCGACGATCCTGCGCGACGGCGCCGACGCCTCCGCCGCCGCCAAGGCCCGCTACGCCCGCCTGCGCGCCGACGAGCGCGACAACAACCGGCGGTCGAGCCTGCTGCTCGCGCCGCCAACGCCGCGACTGACGGTGGAGATTGACGGGATTTACTAGCGTCGGATTCGGCTCACTTGGATCTCCCACCCCGGCGAAGGCCGGGGCCCAGTTGCGAGCATATCGAGACGGCGGGGTGTCGCGAGCGCGCCGATACCATCCCCGGCCTTCGCCGGGGTGGCTGGTTCCATAAAGCTGAATCAAGCCCTTACCCTGCCGGCAACGCCACTCGAATCCGCTCCGACCCCCGCGTAAAAAACGCCGCATCGATCGCCAGCGACGCGAGCAGCCAGCCGTCGACGCTCTCCCCTACCGCAAGCGTCCGCGTCGAGCCTTCGGAAGTCCGCACCAGCGCCACCGCGTCCGCCCCGAGCCGCCCGACGATCCCCACCAGCTCGGGCGCATCCTGCGGCGGCACCGCCTCCGCTTCTGTCGCTGCCCCGAACAGAGCCCGCTCATAGGCTACCGCCAAGGGCGCCGCCGGCTTGGCCGTGAGTGGAACCGATGCCGCAGATTGAACCGCCGCCACCGTCGCCTCGCGCGGCATCAGCAGCAACGCGGGCATCAGCACCGCAAAGCCCCCCGCCGCGCCGAGCACCCACAGATCGCGCCGCGTCATTGCCTCGCCGCCAAGGCATCGCCGGTCAGCCGCACCCCGCCCGCCACCGGCTCCAGTCGCCAGTTGCGCAGCCGCACCAACGGCCGTTCGCGCTCGAACGCGTCGGCAAAGGCGAGCACCGCTTTCTCCGCGCCCGACACCCGCAACCGCAGCGCCACCAGGCCTTCGGCCGATCCCACCGCGCTTTTCTCTTCGACCAGCACGCCCCCGGCCCGCGCCAGCCGCTCGATCCGCGCCACGATCAGCGCCCGCGCAGCCGCCGGATCGCGTGCCCGAAGCGCGAACCCGGGCGCCACGATCGCGCCCGTCGCTGCCGGCCCCGCCCCCGCCTGCGCCACAGCCGCCCGCGCCGCGCGCACCTTCGCCAGCGTCCCCAGCACATTGCCCGTCGCCGGCGCGAGCGCGAGCAGCACGAGCAGCCCCGCGCCAACGCCTATGGCCAGTTCGGGCACCCTCATTCCGCGCCCCCGCGGAACGAGACGATCATCCCGCTTTCCCCCGGTCGCTCGCTGATGCTGCGCGCCCGCGCCAGCCCCGCGGTTCGCCGCAATGCCGCGCGGAGCAAGTCCGGATCAGGCGACGCCACGTCGAACTCCAGCACGCCCTCGCGCGTCCGCTCGGCCCGCACCAGCGTTGCATCCGTAGGCAGCGCGCGCGCAAGCATCTCGACCGTCGCGGCGAGCGAGGGCCGGCGCAGCGCGCCTTCAAGTTCGATCCTGGCCTGCGCCGTCGTGCGCTCGGCCGCGATGCGCGGCGCCAACGCCGCCTCGATCCTCGTCGTCGCCGCCCGCTCGCGCCCTGCAAGCAAGGTGCCGCCCGAGATCGTCAGCACCGGCGCCGCCGCGATCAGCAACGCAACCGCAACCGCCAGCCTTCGATCGCCCCCCCGCGCCGGTTCATACGCTCGCCAGCCCCGCGCACGCTCGCCGATCCGCTGCGCAAGCGTCGGCTCGGGCGCCATAGCGGTCTGGGGATCCGGCTTGCCGACCTTCATGCCCGCTCGCTTAGCGGCTGCCTGGCATGAGAGCAAAGTGTCACAAAGCCACCCCCAAGAGTCTTCGTCCCGACGCGCAAATTGCATCACCCGGTAAAGCGCCCCTCGCAAAGGCAGGCGGACGGCGGGTCGAACGTGACTCGCGAGCCTTGGGGGATTCCATGAACGAGCTGACCCACACCTTCGCCTATAGCGACGGCGATATCGATACGAACCAGAGCACGGCCCTGACGCTCAACGAGCTGGCCGAGCAGCGCATCTCGCGCCGCAGCGCACTGCGCGGCGGATCGGCGATCATCGCCGCCACGCTCGGCGCCTCCGCGCTCGCCGCCTGCGACTCGGCAGAAGAGCTGGAAGCAATTCCGGCTCCAACCGTAAGCGCCGGCGCCAATGCGACGGCCACTTCCGGGCAGGTCGTGACCCTCACCGGCACCAGCAGCGGCACCGCGAGCGCCTGGACGCAGACCGGCGGCACTGCGGTCACGCTCAACGGCACGACCGGCAACACGGTCACCTTCCTGGCGCCCAGCGTTGCCGCCGCGACCCCGCTAACCTTCCAATTCTCGGCATCCAGCGGGGGCACCGCCGCGACTGCCTCGACCACGGTCACCGTCAGCCCCGCCACGCTCGGCTTCACCGCCGTCGCGAAGAACCGCAATGACGTCGTCACCGTCCCGACCGGCTACACGGTGCAGGTCGTCAACCGCCTTGGTGATCCGATCGCCGCCAACGTCTCCGCCTACAAGAATGACGGCACCGACACCGATTTCGCCCAGCGTATCGGCGATCATGGCGACGCGCTCTATTGGTATGGCCTCAGCGCCACCGGTGCCCGCGACGACGCCAGCTCGACCCGCGGCCTGCTCGTGCAGAACCATGAGAATATCAATCAGCAATATCTTCACCCCGCAGGCGCCACCAACGTCGGCGGCGTGCGCCCCGAAGCCGAAGCGCTCAAGGAAATCGAGTGCCACGGGGTCAGCGTCACCGAAGTGATCGAGAGCGCGTCGCGCGCCTGGTCCGTCGTCCAGGGCAGCAGCTTCAATCGTCGTATCACGCCGATGACGCCGGTCGTGTTCAACGGCCCGGTGCGCGGCAGCGATTTCCTGAAGACGGCGTTCGCGCC encodes:
- a CDS encoding prepilin-type N-terminal cleavage/methylation domain-containing protein, yielding MRGAGIPRRAARRGEAGMTLMEMLVVLAIIGVMAGAVSVGIGSVTRAPSVETEARRLATRLQSAADDAMLGDRIIAFTVERNGYGFATIGPNGAMVVRTDDALGFHRLPGGMVVTLSVKPPVVLGVDGSGKPLSAIIESGAQRWGVTYDGLTARAAPAPAA
- the gspI gene encoding type II secretion system minor pseudopilin GspI, with translation MEHTDADDSGFSLIEALVALAVLAIATVGLMRTVESHIDSTRAVERRTTAMWIAENRLAELEVSGPTAQAEQTEMLGQQWRIAVERRRTDDPEIVRVRINVFPGDESAPLASLDGFVDGRKT
- a CDS encoding type II secretion system protein N, whose protein sequence is MIAERSLTPRQTRTALDLLTGLVVVSVAVALAGLTWRMAGHASSGAITIPAGRGGPAVAPDIAPLLALAPFGKPVAGDASQATSLALELKGVFAAVPAALSTAFIAADGQPAKPYHIGESVGGATIQAILRDRVILSVNGRSEYLAFPDPSLSPEQRTAAANAQPAEAAPGAPSAAPAATMPPAASTAAVLQRLDAVPVGTGYRIGENGPPGMVAGDVIQSVNGTPLTDPAAANAAFAAAQSSGSAQIQILRDGKRLTLTVPLR
- the gspD gene encoding type II secretion system secretin GspD, with translation MTKIRSTFAALALAGIAFDAVTAAQTAPQEAAADVVINMRGVEIADVADQISRITGRTLILDPAVKGVVTVTSATPLTPGGVWELFQSVLRANGFAAVRSGRAWRVVPAANAVRDGGVPSRGASGQELVTRMVRLSNVPSADVARVVRPLVATFGSVEPMTSPNAIVVTDYADNVRRIEAIARQLDGGSGQTFATITLRNGNAADVAQSLTTVLGDGGARVAADPRSNTVIVRGTPAAVAEARKIAVSLDSPGGATPITRMFRLSYADAESVTDVLRGILNQGEEADNPVARSLSQGSANPFARQNSSQILSALPNSAAAAGAGAAGGLDAMQGAATSQPAMQNPVQATPRGFSTPDLTVQPAPELNAVVVRGTPTAIASIESLIADLDVRRPQVIIEAAIAEITGDDAEALAIQLGTSAAALTQVEGAGTSFGQIGPSLGRILGLLGVPAASLIGEGFSGNLAIGDNFSILVQALGTSTKANLLSTPQITTLDNVVGEIVVGQNVPFVTGSILTDSTNVNPYTTIERKDVGITLRILPRVNAGDTIRLQVNQEASSIATTAVAGASDLITNRRAINTTVLADNGETIVLGGLISDDYMDTRSQVPILGDLPIVGELFKSRRESRQKRTLFIFLKPTILRDGADASAAAKARYARLRADERDNNRRSSLLLAPPTPRLTVEIDGIY